In the genome of Polynucleobacter sp. TSB-Sco08W16, the window AAGAGCTGCATGCAATGGGCCATGAAATTGAAATGCTCGATGCATTTGATGAGACCGTTGGTCATGCAGGCTGCATCATTAGAGAACCATCCGGCACATTACGTGGCGGCTGGGATCCTCGCAGTGATGGAGCTGTTAGCGCGTTTTAGTAATAAATAATTTTGGTACGCGCAGATCCCAATAAATTGCGGCTGCGCGTAATCCAAAGATTGCCAGCATGCACAGCACTGAACCTTGAATCGCATATTGCGGAGCGAAGTTTAGGATCAATACATAGGCGCAACATCCTAACGTTACTGGAATCGCATACAGCTCATGCGACATGATGAGTGTTTTTCTGCCAGCCAAAATATCACGAATCAGGCCGCCACCAATCGCCGTAATCACACCGAGGATGACTGGGGCTACGGGCAAACCAAAATCCATACCCCATGCTTTATCTGCACCCTGAATTCCAAATAGCGCTGCCCCAAACCCATCGATGTAGAGCATCCATCGATAAATTTGAGGTTGAGTAAAAAAGGATTCGGCAACAAAGGTCAATACACTCGCAGCCAATGCAAGCCAGACGTAAATTTGGTTCTCTGACCAAAAAACAGGTGCCTGCAAAATAATGTCACGAATGGTTCCCCCGCCAATTGCAGTAATGAGGCCAAGAACCAATACGCCAAAGAGATCGACTCCACGATCGGCAATCGCCAGAACGCCCGTAACAGCAAACGCCATTGTTGCGATCACACCAATCCAAAATTGAATCTGTTCCATAGCAATTAGTCTAAAGCACTTTGTCCAAACTCAACCTAAACTATTCATCATCAATATACTAATCAATACCAGCTCATTAAGAGATTGATATGAATGCAATTAAACCTAAGTTATATAGTTTTTGGCGCAGCTCTGCAGCCTTTAGAGTTCGTATTGCC includes:
- a CDS encoding trimeric intracellular cation channel family protein, with amino-acid sequence MEQIQFWIGVIATMAFAVTGVLAIADRGVDLFGVLVLGLITAIGGGTIRDIILQAPVFWSENQIYVWLALAASVLTFVAESFFTQPQIYRWMLYIDGFGAALFGIQGADKAWGMDFGLPVAPVILGVITAIGGGLIRDILAGRKTLIMSHELYAIPVTLGCCAYVLILNFAPQYAIQGSVLCMLAIFGLRAAAIYWDLRVPKLFITKTR